TGACGACATATGGGACATGTGGAGTTTTCAGACAGCCAGCGATCAATACAGTGAACATGATACTCGTGAGAACAGGGTAGCTTGCGCAGCTTGTTTCCTGCTGTGTATTCACTAATACACACACTGCAAGTTTTAATAGCATCACTTTCACCAAAATTCCTCGTGGACAAGTTGTCAATCTGCTCTTTAGTCAGTCCCCTGGGCTGATCGTCCTCATCTTCATCATTGAGGAGGAAGAAATGAGCAAGCCTAAGTATGGGCAAAGTGCCACTTTCTTCAAGGCCAAATAAGCCTCGGGTTTGTTGACCTTCTCTTCTGCGAGCTCCAGTTATGCTATCTGTTTCACTGCCATTCCGCTGTTCTCCTGCCTGTTGCTCGCCTGTTCTGCCTTCAGAAGCTATGCCTGGGGATTCACTTGTACTGTTCTGTGATTCAGAAATATCATGCACTTGACTTTGGCCCCTGTTGCTAGATTCAGAATCGCTGTCACTGTCCACAAATGAACTCAGTTCACCACCCATCATTATCCGGCGTAGTATTGTTTGGAGGGCAACTGAGGCAGCCTCTCCAAGACCCGAATCAGATATCCTGCGAAAAGGAATACGAATGGTGCTGACATAAGTTCGCACCCCTGCTCGTTCAGAGCGGGAGAATGTGCGCCTGAGGCCACCCCGCTCACTTTCATATACAACCGTGTTGTCGGATGTTTGGGATCGTGACCGGGTCCTGTTGGCTATACTATCTCTATCTGCATTTTCACCAGGTCTCACCCTTCTCACTTGAAGATCTAACATAATGGTTGGTGGTCGGCGCCCAGCCACAGAGGGATCACTGACCACAGCTTCTGAAGAATCAGCAGCTTCTTGGGAAGGCTCTCTATGTTCATTTGGCTCAAGAACAGGAACATGATTAATTGTTTCAGACTGGACTCCATCTCCAACCCGACTCTGTCTGGACATGACACGCTGTCTAGTTCTGGAAATTCCTTCTGTTCCACTTTCTGAAATGGATCTATCAGGCCTCTGAGGAAGTCCTTGACGTCGTGATCTACTCGCCCCCTCACTGACTGGATGCAAGGGTGACCGACTTCGATTGTTCCTGGTTCTAGAAGACCTTCGGCGTTCTGGGCTTCTACTTCTACCACCTCTTGGGCGACCTTGATGTTGAGCTTGGGTTTCAAGCTCATGTCTCACAAGTTCATATCTGTTTTCAGAAGATAACTCTCCACTTGGTCCTCGACTTCGTCGTGTTCCAGTGGAAACTGACCTTTCAGACTGACTCTGAATACCTTCTTCCGTCGTAGCCATTGGTAGATCTGTTACATCTGGTGGTGGGTGCATTGCTGTTGATGGGGGTGCACTTATATTTTCTGATGGTAGTGGTATCACTGCTTCTTCTGCTGTAGGCACTGTTGCTACCATATTTGAAGTGTCCATAGGTTGCTCACTTTCCATTTCAGCACTTTGGTCAATTCTACTCCGACTGACATTAATTTCCAAGCTGAATCTAAAATCACCACTTGTTGGGTTTGTACGACTAACTGCTCTCCAGGAACGATTCCCACTCTGTCCACTTCTTGTTGTGTTCCCAGTCTGTCTAAAAGCATTTAACCACTCTAGAAGAGAATCTCCACTTGATCCTTCTTCTGAACCCTCAGCACCTATGgggtaaaataaaataaaataattcattaGTTACTAAAAGATTTAGTACATCCATCTTGTAGGATCCTTTTGATACACTGAATGATATGAATCCTCCACACTGTTGGAATAAAATTTAGTATGATTGTTTAGAATTGTAGAAAAACAGGCAACTCAGCTTGCTTCATCTATATAAACTGTCTGAAACAGCTCTCCAATCAGTTCCATTGCCATTTCCAATATAATTCACTCTCCTCATACACAAGCCCTCTTTCTGTAAGGATTGTACCTCCAATATTCAGTAATTTCATTTACTAACAAACTTGTAAAAATAAATACATTAATTTCCCTTTTTTTGGATAAATACCCATCTCCTCAAGTTACCAAGTTACTGCCCAACCTAAGATTATTTCCTCCCAATATATCATGACCCCTCTCCCACCAATTCTGAAATGACTATTCACAAGAAACACTGTGTTTAGTACACTTTAAACCAATTTAAAAATTTCTAATTCTGAAAGTGTATGTTATTACAGGAATGATTGGGGTTagaaaatagaaatgaaaattCAGAGGCCTTTTTGGAAGAGCGTGATACAAACTGCAACGACAGAAGGTCGAAAAATCAAATTAAGACACTATTTCTGAGCAAACCTGCCTAATGAGCACTGATTTGAGTCTGAGAATTGTCCAGAATGCTACCACAGACAGAGGCATTTACACTCAGTCTCTGGATTCTTCCCTGTACCATTTTCTATTAGCAGGCTACATTCAACTATCAAACTAACCAACTGTTATCTCTTTGACTTGAGACTTTGTGCCACAGGTTACTTTAGAAATTGCTCTGAGGCACAGTAATTTGGGACCTATTGAGCAGTTTGAAAATAATAGCCCATCTTTTAGATTGGCATGTCAACAATAAAAGCCTCAAAATAAAAACTGGTAGCAAACTCAAAATAGTGTAAAAACCATTAGGATATaaagcagatttttttcttttaaacttatcCACGGGTTGTGTGTATTAAAAACTAAGTCAGCATTTATCGCTCTTtcccaattgcccttgaaaaggtgagaAGGAACTGTCACAATCCATTAAAAATCATGTGATACTGTTAAGACAGGAGTTCCATAACTTTTACCCTGCGATAGAGTTAGGGTGgtagtgacttggaggggaacttgcagatggtactGCATACatctctgctgtccttgtcttttaAGGTGACACAAACCACAttgcaaagaacaaaaacaaagtatctAAAGTATCtagataagctcagcaggtctggcagcatctacgaaggaaaaaacaagagttaacacttctggtctggtgacccttctgcagttttgaggaagggtgagTGGACGTGAAACGTTAACTTGTTTTTATCccccatcacagatgctgccagaacctgctgagcttttccagcaattgtgttttgttcctgatttactgcatcagcagttctttcagtttttacttgttGTAAGGTACTGTCAAAAGAACTGTGGCGGGTttctgcatcagtggtgaagagaATGCATGTTGAAGGTAATGGGTGGAGTCTAGGCTCTTTGTCATGGGTGGTGTGGACCAACAACCATCCAgaaagtagggagtattccatcactcacCCTGACATGTCCATTATATATGGTGGATAGCATACAGAAAGTcattattcctagcctctgacttgcttttaCACCCACAGCACTCAACTGGCTGATCCAGTTcattttcttgtcaatggtaatgCCTAGAATGTTAATTATGGAGGAATTCAACAATGGTAATACAAATGCATGTTAAAGGCTGATGGATAgattctcttgttgaagatgatcattgtttggcatttctgtggcacaaatgttaccaaTCTATGCCCGGGTATGTTCCGGATCTTGCTGAATatgaacatggacagcttcagtttGAACTTTTGCAAATGAACATTGTACagccatcagtgaacatccctacttttgaccttatgatggaaggatggtcattgatgaaacaactgatGCTTGCGCTTTGGACACTTACCTGAAAGGTTCCTGTCGCAATGACTGGAACTGGGGTGATTAATTTCCAATAACCACAATCACTTCCTTTTTTCTCCACCTCTCCACTAAGTATGATTCCAAACAATTCACAGCTGTCTCACTTATATCTGTTTAGACgtgttttgctagggctcctcgaTATTATCATTTGTCAAATGTTGCCTTGCTGTTAAGGTTACTCTTACCTCATCTGTTCACTGGAGTTCAGCTTTATCTATGTCAATGTTGTAATGAAGTGACCCTGGCAGAATGCAAACTAAATGCTAACTAGCAGGTTGAGTAAGTGACGAGGGGAGCTCGGCTAGCACATGAGATTACAGATTTGTGGTCAAGTCCAAATCTACttctgatggcccacagtgcctcaaaGTTGCCCTTTTCTTTGAGTTCCTAAATAGGAATctatcccatttacctcagtgtTCCTACCACACATGATGGATAAGTACCTTGAAGAGGAAAATGGGACAATCTCTACAAGAAATGAGCAAAGTCACTCCTGCTACGGACAGATGCATTTATGAAAAGTAGAtcagtaaggatgaggtcatgtAAATTTTTTTactcttgttggttctctcaccactTATCACAGACCAGGTTATACTTTTTAGAATTTAGCAAACTTAATAAGTAGCGGCGCTACTGAACCAATCTAGATGATAAACAACGATGTCCTCAACCTAGAGTACATACCATGCCCTTGTCACCCTCACGGTCCTTCCAGTTGTTTTCAACATGAAGGAGTATTGACTTATTAGCCGAGGGTGGTTAGCAGGTGGTATACAACAGCAAGTTTTCATGCCCAATCCCAAGTAACTTCACATGTCAATCTTGAGGGCTCCCGTGGCAATTCCCCTCCAACTGAAGTGTGCTGCTAGTTCTGGATTGTCCTGGCGGCAGGACATTTTCAGGGATGGCTACGATGTCCGGGACATAATCACACACGAAGCGTATCCTACAAATACGTCAAGCTGCTTCTTGACTGCTCTGCAGGACAACTCaaccaattttggcacaagtccCAAAAGTCAGTCAGAAGGATTTGAAAGATTGCCAAGGCTCGGTTTGCTGCTGTTATTTCCTGTGCCTCGGTTGATGCCAGGTGGTGTGTCCactttcattcctttctttaggCCTTCTAACAGTTTGATACAGCTGACTGGCTTCTGAGATAATTTCAAATGGCTTTTGGAATCCACAACATTACAGTGGGTCCAGAATCACATGTAGACTATCCAGGTAGGAAAAGCAGATTTAactttagtgaaccaaatgggttcttACAACAATCACAGTCAGCATTGGattagattttaattccagatttattaatctaaattccatcatctgcttgggcctctggattattaatTCAATAACTACCCCACTACCTCACACCTGCAGTTCATGAGGGGAGCAATGGCATGgtaactaaatttgcagatgacataaacaTAGGTAGGGAATTATAAGTGAAGAGTATCCTAAGGAGGTACAAGCAAGTAACTAAGAAAGCTAATGGGATGTTGTCTCTTATCATAAGAACTGACCATTAAAGTACAAATGTTATATTTCAGTTATATGTAGGGCAGTGGTGAGATCACATATTGAATACAGTGTGTAGTTTTGgtgtctttatttaaggaagtgtGAATTGGTGTAGGTTCAGAAGAAGTTTACTAGATTCATATCAGGAATGAAtgggttatcttatgaggaaaggttagacagactgggattgtattcactggtgtAGAGTCACAGGTGACCAGTCTCAACAAGTGGACATGGAAAACGTGAGCCCAGAACTAAGGGTTCATGTAAAAACGACAAATCGTCCTTTCAAAAGAGATTAatagaacattttttaaaatttgcagaaGGTTCTGTGaacttggaattctctaccatagaagACACATTGGTGGGATCACTGAAGGGGGAGGTAGATTGATTAACTCACCTAACAAAAATCTAAAAGTTActtggtgtagaggggaatgtggaatttgaatcacAAACTAATCAGGCATGATCTTGTTCACAAGTGAAGCACGTTTGAAAAGGCAAATTACCTATTTCAGCTCCTCAGCTATGTGTTCATATTAACACTATGGAATTATCAAGGAACGTTCCACTTATTGACTAAGAATCAAGGATAATTATTGATAACCTttaccatcttcagctgctttaagACACTTGGCAGAGAAATTCCTGCAGTTTTGCACTGAGGCTGAGATGGCTGGCTTCCAACAACCATAAACAACTTTCTTGGTGCTTGATATACCCACAGCCAGTGGAGTGTAATCcgtccagcaatttccatttgctTCAATTTTGCTAGGCTTATGAAGTGTCATATTTGGGCGAATGTTGCCTTGAGTGCATGTAATACAGAGTTTGATAAGGAAATTGAGAGGAGTGAGGTGCTCTGCTCCTTTTCTAACTTTATCAGCATTCGTGAGAACAGGAATCTGCACAAGAAGTGACAGAAAACCCACAGGAGGTCAACTCTGTACAAACCAAACATCAAATAATATCATAATAACAACTGGCAAATGAGTTGAAACATATAAGTGATTAATTGGCAATATTTTATGCAATCACCTCATCTTTAAAAGCCCAGGAAATTTAAGTGTGAAATTTTATTAGCATCAGTAAAGTTTGAGTGGCAATATATCCTACTGGTAGTGTTTATTTtattaaaaatttttaaaaaatctgagaCAGCACTAGCCTCATCACTGCTTGCTCCTGGGATACTGGCAGTGGGGGATGCAGTGATGGCAAGCCACTGAATGCCaaaggacaatggttagatttgctcttggaggtggtcattgtcaTTTGTGCAGTGTGagtgttacttaccacttgtcagcccaatcctgAATGTTGTCATTCTTGCTACATTTGGATACACATTGCTTCAGTATGTGTCAtcgtgaatggtgctggacattgtgcaattatGTGAGCATTCCCACTTCcatccttatgatggagggaaggtcaccaatgaagcagctgaagatggtcacGCCTAGGAAACTACTTTGGGAAAtatctgcagagatgtcctgcagttAAGGCAACACACTTCCACAAGGGAGATGGTGGTGGCTGTTGATCTTGCTGCTCAGTATGATTGTATTTTCACTATGGATCCTTGTTCAAACATGGCCTGTCAAGGACAGTCACATTCACTTCTCATCTGgaattttgtccatgtttataCTAAGCTGCAATGAGGTAGTGAAccaagtggccctggtggaatcta
The Stegostoma tigrinum isolate sSteTig4 chromosome 15, sSteTig4.hap1, whole genome shotgun sequence genome window above contains:
- the rlim gene encoding E3 ubiquitin-protein ligase RLIM isoform X1: MENAANEDGGNDQADSQSSNEDQRRRQSDRLDREEAFYHFVNNLSEEEYRLMRDNNLFGTPGEVTEEELIRRLQQVKEGVIQNNPDTRRSEGSSDNRGAEGSEEGSSGDSLLEWLNAFRQTGNTTRSGQSGNRSWRAVSRTNPTSGDFRFSLEINVSRSRIDQSAEMESEQPMDTSNMVATVPTAEEAVIPLPSENISAPPSTAMHPPPDVTDLPMATTEEGIQSQSERSVSTGTRRSRGPSGELSSENRYELVRHELETQAQHQGRPRGGRSRSPERRRSSRTRNNRSRSPLHPVSEGASRSRRQGLPQRPDRSISESGTEGISRTRQRVMSRQSRVGDGVQSETINHVPVLEPNEHREPSQEAADSSEAVVSDPSVAGRRPPTIMLDLQVRRVRPGENADRDSIANRTRSRSQTSDNTVVYESERGGLRRTFSRSERAGVRTYVSTIRIPFRRISDSGLGEAASVALQTILRRIMMGGELSSFVDSDSDSESSNRGQSQVHDISESQNSTSESPGIASEGRTGEQQAGEQRNGSETDSITGARRREGQQTRGLFGLEESGTLPILRLAHFFLLNDEDEDDQPRGLTKEQIDNLSTRNFGESDAIKTCSVCISEYTAGNKLRKLPCSHEYHVHCIDRWLSENSTCPICRQAVLVRTTGESVG
- the rlim gene encoding E3 ubiquitin-protein ligase RNF12-A isoform X2, with the translated sequence MTPQNFKSGEVTEEELIRRLQQVKEGVIQNNPDTRRSEGSSDNRGAEGSEEGSSGDSLLEWLNAFRQTGNTTRSGQSGNRSWRAVSRTNPTSGDFRFSLEINVSRSRIDQSAEMESEQPMDTSNMVATVPTAEEAVIPLPSENISAPPSTAMHPPPDVTDLPMATTEEGIQSQSERSVSTGTRRSRGPSGELSSENRYELVRHELETQAQHQGRPRGGRSRSPERRRSSRTRNNRSRSPLHPVSEGASRSRRQGLPQRPDRSISESGTEGISRTRQRVMSRQSRVGDGVQSETINHVPVLEPNEHREPSQEAADSSEAVVSDPSVAGRRPPTIMLDLQVRRVRPGENADRDSIANRTRSRSQTSDNTVVYESERGGLRRTFSRSERAGVRTYVSTIRIPFRRISDSGLGEAASVALQTILRRIMMGGELSSFVDSDSDSESSNRGQSQVHDISESQNSTSESPGIASEGRTGEQQAGEQRNGSETDSITGARRREGQQTRGLFGLEESGTLPILRLAHFFLLNDEDEDDQPRGLTKEQIDNLSTRNFGESDAIKTCSVCISEYTAGNKLRKLPCSHEYHVHCIDRWLSENSTCPICRQAVLVRTTGESVG